The following are encoded together in the Coffea arabica cultivar ET-39 chromosome 1c, Coffea Arabica ET-39 HiFi, whole genome shotgun sequence genome:
- the LOC113704243 gene encoding sorbitol dehydrogenase-like, whose protein sequence is MGSCEENMAAWLYGVNDLRVLPYKLPALGPRDVRVSMKAVGICGSDVHYLKTMSCGHFLVKEPMVIGHECAGIIDEVGSEVTTLAPGDRVALEPGTGCWRCDRCKEGRYNLCPDMKFFATPPIHGSLANKIVHPADLCFKLPDNVSLEEGAMCEPLSVGVYACRRAQIGPETNVLVMGAGPIGLVSLLAARAFGAPRIVVVDVDRNRLSVAKELGAFATVQVSTKTEDFEKEVEQIQKAVGGAGIDVTLDCVGFSKTMSTALSATRSGGKVCLVGMGHCDMTIPLTPAAAREVDILGVFRYKNTWPQCLEFLSSGKIDVKPLITHRYGFSQEEVADAFETSARGSNAIKVMFNL, encoded by the exons ATGGGTAGCTGTGAAGAAAACATGGCTGCTTGGCTATATGGTGTTAATGATCTCAGAGTCCTGCCATACAAACTCCCTGCCCTTG GTCCTCGTGATGTTAGGGTCAGTATGAAAGCTGTTGGTATATGTGGGAGTGATGTTCATTATCTCAAG ACTATGAGCTGCGGGCACTTTCTTGTGAAAGAACCAATGGTAATTGGTCATGAATGCGCTGGAATCATAGATGAAGTTGGATCGGAGGTTACAACACTAGCCCCCGGCGACCGCGTTGCACTCGAACCCGGAACTGGTTGTTGGCGATGTGATCGTTGCAAAGAAGGCCGGTACAACCTTTGCCCTGATATGAAATTTTTTGCCACCCCACCAATCCATGGCTCTCTTGCCAATAAG ATTGTGCATCCGGCGGATTTGTGTTTCAAGTTGCCGGACAATGTGAGCTTGGAGGAAGGGGCCATGTGTGAACCATTAAGTGTGGGTGTGTACGCTTGCCGTCGTGCTCAGATTGGCCCTGAGACGAATGTTTTGGTGATGGGGGCAGGACCAATTGGCCTCGTCTCTTTGCTAGCTGCTCGTGCATTTGGTGCTCCAAGAATTGTCGTTGTTGATGTTGATCGCAACCGTCTGTCCGTCGCAAAAGAGCTTGGAGCATTTGCGACGGTACAAGTTTCAACCAAAACTGAG GATTTTGAGAAAGAGGTGGAACAAATCCAAAAGGCAGTGGGAGGAGCCGGCATCGATGTAACCCTAGATTGTGTTGGTTTCAGCAAAACTATGAGCACAGCTCTATCTGCCACGAGAAGTGGTGGCAAAGTTTGCCTTGTGGGAATGGGACACTGTGATATGACTATTCCCCTCACCCCAGCTGCTGCAAG GGAAGTTGATATTCTTGGGGTATTCCGCTACAAGAACACATGGCCTCAATGCCTTGAGTTTTTGAGCAGTGGCAAAATTGATGTGAAGCCATTGATAACCCATAGGTATGGCTTCTCTCAGGAGGAGGTTGCAGATGCATTTGAGACAAGTGCTCGTGGCAGTAACGCTATCAAGGTCATGTTCAATCTTTAG
- the LOC113704250 gene encoding uncharacterized protein, whose protein sequence is MEAAAQAFIKDEEFAPSVETVKDKDYSTILLHLPGFRREKLNVQLTTDGKLRVSGEKEAENNKVIRFQKEFRISSDINTKKITAKFEGDILYVRLPKLIAPGGKQDSKLTIPERPTPQKPADHKPESLRPTDESRGSQKPADHKPESLRPTDESRGSQKPADEPRGSQKPADKSDISRPTDESTVSQKPADEPRQFQKPADEARPQETVQQKTADKTSPIDGPSKQTDVQDVTQKKPEKEEAKAADMKDKGTSETVDGSGKTSVDNYNQSALDPAAKLKMSRRAMDVAVVVLLAVVIGLYIIYCIRCFRRTTED, encoded by the exons ATGGAGGCTGCTGCACAAGCATTTATCAAGGATGAAGAATTTGCACCATCAGTTGAAACTGTGAAGGATAAAGATTATAGTACCATTCTTCTCCATTTACCTG GTTTTAGAAGGGAGAAACTAAACGTCCAGCTGACTACAGACGGAAAGTTGAGGGTCAGTGGAGAGAAAGAGGCTGAAAACAATAAAGTTATCCGCTTCCAGAAAGAATTTCGTATTTCATCTGATATTAACACTAAAAAAATTACTGCCAAGTTTGAAGGAGACATATTGTACGTTAGACTACCAAAACTCATCGCTCCAGGAGGCAAGCAAGATAGCAAATTGACTATCCCTGAACGTCCCACACCTCAGAAGCCGGCAGATCATAAGCCTGAATCTTTGAGGCCTACAGATGAGTCACGAGGATCCCAGAAGCCTGCAGATCATAAGCCTGAATCTTTGAGACCTACAGATGAGTCACGAGGATCCCAGAAGCCTGCAGATGAGCCACGAGGATCCCAGAAGCCTGCAGATAAGTCTGACATTTCGAGGCCTACAGATGAGTCAACAGTATCCCAGAAGCCGGCAGATGAGCCACGGCAATTCCAGAAGCCTGCGGATGAGGCACGACCTCAGGAGACTGTTCAGCAAAAAACTGCAGACAAAACCAGTCCAATAGATGGTCCATCTAAGCAGACTGATGTTCAAGATGTTACTCAGAAGAAGCCAGAGAAAGAAGAAGCAAAGGCTGCAGATATGAAGGACAAAGGAACTAGTGAAACTGTGGACGGAAGTGGAAAAACAAGTGTAGATAACTACAACCAATCTGCACTTGATCCGGCAGCAAAACTGAAGATGTCAAGGAGAGCAATGGATGTGGCTGTGGTTGTTCTACTGGCTGTTGTAATTGGCCTATACATCATTTATTGCATCAGGTGTTTCAGGAGGACAACTGAAGACTAA
- the LOC113704256 gene encoding uncharacterized protein — protein sequence MEAAAPASLKYEEIEPQTETVEAKDCDTILLHVPGFRKEELKVQLTSVNSARIRGQREDENNKTISFRKDFSVSSDYDFNRVSAKFEDGILYVRLPKVTAPEGKQDSKLPIPEPPTPQTPADKPESWMPADNPQPSQKPADEADKGTNENANGSGKTRIENYMRTALDLAAKLKMSRRVKNVVLVGFFCVVLGLYFPNFIRSFWRKAED from the exons ATGGAGGCTGCTGCACCTGCATCTCTCAAGTATGAAGAAATTGAACCACAAACTGAAACTGTGGAGGCAAAAGATTGTGACACCATTCTTCTCCATGTACCTG GTTTCAGAAAGGAGGAACTGAAGGTCCAACTGACTTCAGTAAATAGTGCAAGGATCAGAGGACAGCGAGAGGatgaaaacaataaaactatCAGCTTTCGGAAAGATTTCTCTGTTTCATCAGATTATGATTTTAACAGAGTTAGTGCTAAGTTTGAAGATGGCATCTTGTATGTTAGACTACCAAAAGTCACCGCTCCAGAAGGCAAGCAAGATAGCAAATTGCCTATCCCTGAGCCTCCAACACCTCAGACTCCTGCAGACAAGCCAGAATCTTGGATGCCTGCAGATAATCCACAGCCATCCCAGAAGCCTGCAGATGAGGCTGACAAAGGAACTAATGAAAATGCAAATGGAAGTGGAAAAACAAGGATAGAAAATTACATGAGGACTGCACTTGATCTGGCAGCAAAACTGAAGATGTCAAGGAGAGTAAAGAATGTGGTTTTGGTTGGTTTTTTTTGTGTAGTACTTGGTCTATACTTCCCTAATTTCATCAGGTCTTTCTGGAGAAAAGCTGAAGACTGA